One Anolis carolinensis isolate JA03-04 chromosome 5, rAnoCar3.1.pri, whole genome shotgun sequence DNA segment encodes these proteins:
- the c5h4orf19 gene encoding uncharacterized protein C4orf19 homolog, translating to MGCRCCKMIQSYIFDPQEVQTSEYISEINNYKFGEQDRSKFKIRHNNNIQVQKNELQNSEVQPAANRNKLNNTKDATQNHREAALLGEGLGNSTAKCNGIHSSPVLNKNQSKEVNSTQRCSSELSDSSDKRVSQSQTCDNHETQKTEGSPELSLGTAHSVHHVESQCRGKNTASTQGVIQNDRGIGTHQTGPNDPGDVGKLIAVRSKSPLSHHAHAEQSTECMSASRPSKDLTWESKSCNLGEDACRTGLLNPCFEDQISSDPPSPCTKADVASENKYDGHEEAKGEPEDDDADVAEALAALEAATAGEDSEEEEEGY from the exons ATGGGGTGCAGGTGCTGTAAAATGATACAAAG CTACATCTTTGATCCCCAAGAAGTGCAAACATCTGAGTACATCAGTGAAATAAACAACTACAAGTTTGGCGAGCAAGACAGAAGCAAATTCAAAATCAGGCACAACAATAACATTCAGGTACAAAAAAATGAATTGCAGAATTCTGAAGTGCAACCAGCAGCAAACAGGAACAAATTAAACAACACCAAGGATGCTACTCAAAACCACAGAGAGGCTGCTCTTCTTGGCGAAGGGCTTGGGAACTCTACTGCAAAGTGCAATGGTATCCATTCCTCTCCCGTTCTCAACAAAAATCAAAGTAAAGAGGTCAACAGCACACAGAGGTGCTCCAGTGAATTATCGGATTCTTCGGATAAAAGGGTTTCCCAGTCACAGACTTGTGATAATCATGAGACTCAAAAGACTGAAGGTTCTCCAGAGTTATCATTAGGAACAGCACATTCTGTCCACCATGTGGAATCTCAGTGTAGAGGTAAAAACACTGCTTCCACTCAAGGTGTCATACAGAATGACCGAGGCATTGGCACCCACCAAACTGGACCCAATGATCCTGGCGATGTTGGGAAACTAATTGCAGTCAGAAGCAAGAGTCCATTGAGCCATCACGCTCATGCAGAGCAAAGTACAGAATGCATGTCCGCGAGCCGGCCTAGTAAAGACCTGACATGGGAGTCCAAAAGCTGTAATTTAGGAGAAGATGCCTGTAGGACAGGCCTGTTAAACCCTTGTTTTGAGGACCAAATATCCAGTGATCCCCCCTCTCCATGTACCAAGGCAGATgtagcatcagaaaacaaatatGACGGCCATGAAGAGGCTAAAGGAGAGCCAGAGGATGATGATGCAGATGTAGCTGAGGCACTTGCAGCACTTGAGGCTGCCACAGCAGGAGAAGattcagaggaggaggaagagggctaTTAG